The following proteins are encoded in a genomic region of Tachysurus fulvidraco isolate hzauxx_2018 chromosome 22, HZAU_PFXX_2.0, whole genome shotgun sequence:
- the ankrd12 gene encoding ankyrin repeat domain-containing protein 12 isoform X2 produces the protein MAKPGTDRDGAMVEKTTGKKSKEKISPFTKTPKLDRSEIMGKEGKPKSSMKRKLSFSVSPPRNGERDSDTDKDGPDKKRVKKESGGKKSTPVNILFGYPLSERKQMALLMQMTARDNSPDTTPSHPSQAPAVQKKTPNSSTSRQKDKVNKRNERGETPLHMAAIRGDVKQVKELIGLGADVNMKDFAGWTPLHEACNLGYYDVAKVLIGAGAEVNTQGLDDDTPLHDASSSGHKDIVKLLLQHGGNAFQANKRGERPVDVADSQEVEQLLKGEIPLSDPDDSSSDSEDPPSVNPSSVDENMEYSDTEKDSDGKSTTAKATSSVSGVDEYEFKDEEEEEDLSKALNDRHILRREVRQKEKEEKEENHYTPKQSNKSDQAASSCKVKKAKSSRVLYCSSDSSDDEIEASSERKCSPTRSLCNDTHKTESRTKRESLTITSTEKGKANKKNKSKNKENQEVQEDGKENSKSLLFSAATVSDNSDKSVREEDSFKMSFSPKDDSSVHLFHLSAVKSPKLGYGQTDKQMTPLKQENAKTFVSIGDGSCPMDCVKYNHYTDSDYTEGSSSKSCKHKDKSKHHYKENSVDGDDRSSSPFKDASLSNSMDSSEGVFRKAEKDGKVVKKHKLKHKEKDKYRKDYESERNRHRQKELRKDGHRNLEFDREFWKENFFKSDESEELKGKSETPGSCSPPQKSIDSSPVKEEKATLKDKHSVCNSNKERKQKDEREKDRPVKKEKKEMAYKDERGGKEGKGAENDDRSECLNLLRKPEDSIPSLFIKEEVEDKPLTGNLLDHNQLETTEKGSQEKNEKRLPTKDRESEKCEKKQAEKEKRAKLEHLSDKSDLHNSTDRWKERDRLTSTSNLSGERSHKENEKLKPVPVTKKYEENKKSKDKLERRSEKERQEKEHSSSGDHRDKDRTSSEKKGKAPEKNSDHSKNDRIKEKEREKDKDSDKKKKEKSKEAPLSSSSSNLKSLLEEKKGYSSESNKAVTLKIKEEVMKTPEKDRDRRERDRDLERHRDRERHKDKDKERTQQNRDGKPCKTRPVESESDRSKSKASTTQKETRPKEKRLDNDDLMRTSFERMLSLKDQEIEQWHKKHLEKIKQKERERLKQRPGADSAKQKNKDKAKIPTSTEPHANKELLRSKSSEIPETSSREKMSKDAAGGRTLSLDAKNLSCFGKSGPVIENSLSRSPRPDSERSGIISRSVSMISVASSEDSCQASMSTPRPAEYDSDLNLDASDSQPPFLQSSLIVQSSRSPILNDKETSSLPDMASGIRTPLQSKLASPFLRAVLDEDAKAVLCEPDRPTEESQKVGDVAHSGEEPGKIHQTEPSGAVTQESLTIHSSVSVHLPGTIPETEQAVGVEDASSSSSSQSACVSNSREASVKDNASQQTSLSQASGLLPNAAEVSKLDADTLSEQSGQNQLDSPDAETTEGSNKTSSLTCVAQVAQAASSQPEQSSTKAPTHSLNLTWDSLSDQNNDQLPRIDLELRLEKRTRSLSMGPEIIMEARCMENVSAGNAMDWTASQAPPVGSCRSSSEESTKAPPCTVSVLRDSQQVAERISPDDRRSSHSSENVGAADAQLEMKDFSLPVPSISNVLHCSSPEQISEEPMEVSGEEPDHSQVIAETQVEKVVAAEDAAQTQPLQDSKADVDAEMRDQLDGEEKSAKPGTPSDGEQNLGCTGVQLDSQSELTSGATSGSSSPLSVVDRDSDPTGARTKAKTLDDEVDIQATHPRKRKMHRASPSTQASLSAQQIKEKAQQSLAAIVDSLKLEEIQPYQTERANPYYEFLHIRKKIEEKRKVLFSVIPQAPQYYDEYVTFNGSYLLDGNPLSKLCIPTIAPPPSLPEPLKEMFKQQEVVRMKLRLQHSIEREKLIVSNEQEVLRVHYRAARTLANQTLPFSACTVLLDAEVYNMPQDVQGDDGKTSVRDRFNARQFMSWLQDVDDKFDKLKTCLLMRQQHEAAALNAVQRLEWQLKLQELDPATYKSTSIFEIPEFHIPLVEVNDDFDLTPI, from the exons AAAAAGAGGGTAAAGAAGGAGTCCGGGGGTAAAAAGTCCACCCctgtgaacattttgtttggttacCCGCTGTCGGAACGCAAGCAGATGGCCCTGCTGATGCAGATGACCGCAAGAGATAACAGTCCAG ACACCACACCAAGCCACCCCTCCCAAGCGCCAGCAGTGCAGAAAAAGACCCCGAATAGCTCGACTTCGCGTCAGAAAGACAAGGTGAACAAGAGGAACGAGCGCGGAGAAACACCGCTTCACATGGCTGCCATCAGAGGAGACGTCAAACAAGTCAAGGAGCTGATTGGACTAGGGGCGGATGTCAACATGAAAGATTTTGCCG GATGGACGCCGCTGCATGAAGCCTGCAATCTTGGTTACTATGATGTAGCGAAGGTTCTTATCGGTGCAGGAGCTGAGGTGAACACACAGGGATTGGATGATGATACCCCTCTTCACGATGCCTCCAGCAGTGGACACAAGGAT ATTGTGAAGTTACTCCTGCAGCACGGAGGAAATGCGTTCCAGGCAAACAAGAGAGGCGAGCGGCCGGTGGATGTCGCTGATTCTCAGGAGGTTGAGCAGCTACTGAAGGGGGAGATTCCATTGTCTGACCCAGATGACAGCTCTTCAG ACTCAGAGGACCCTCCATCAGTAAACCCCTCCAGTGTAGATGAGAATATGGAGTACTCAGACACCGAGAAGGACTCTGACGGCAAATCGACCACAGCAAAGGCCACGTCTTCGGTGTCTGGTGTGGATGAGTACGAGTTcaaggatgaggaagaggaggaagatctgagcaaggccctaaatGACAGGCACATCTTGAGACGAGAAGTGCGtcagaaagagaaggaggaaaaGGAGGAAAACCATTACACACCCAAACAGTCCAACAAGAGCGATCAGGCCGCGTCGTCGTGCAAAGTAAAAAAGGCCAAATCATCCCGAGTACTGTACTGCAGTTCAGATAGTTCAGACGACGAAATAGAAGCTTCATCAGAACGAAAGTGTTCACCGACCAGGTCACTCTGCAACGATACTCACAAAACAGAGAGCCGGACAAAAAGAGAAAGCTTAACTATAACATCTACAGAAAAAGGCAAGGCaaacaagaagaacaaaagcaaaaacaaggAAAATCAAGAGGTTCAAGAGGACggaaaagaaaacagcaagTCCCTTCTGTTTTCTGCAGCCACTGTGTCTGACAATTCTGATAAAAGTGTTCGGGAGGAAGACTCTTTCAAAATGTCCTTCAGCCCAAAGGACGATTCGTCGGTGCACCTCTTTCATTTGTCGGCTGTGAAATCACCAAAGCTCGGTTACGGCCAAACTGACAAACAAATGACTCCATTAAAGCAGGAAAATGCTAAGACTTTTGTCTCCATTGGAGATGGATCCTGCCCTATGGATTGTGTCAAGTACAATCACTACACCGATTCGGACTATACAGAAGGTTCCAGCAGTAAGAGCTGTAAGCACAAGGACAAGAGCAAACATCACTATAAGGAAAACAGCGTGGACGGAGACGACCGAAGCTCAAGTCCTTTCAAAGATGCCAGTTTAAGCAATAGTATGGATAGCTCTGAAGGAGTCTTTAGGAAGGCTGAAAAGGATGGTAAGGTCGTCAAGAAGCATAAGCTAAAACACAAGGAGAAGGACAAGTACAGGAAGGACTACGAGTCGGAGAGGAATCGGCATCGCCAGAAAGAACTACGAAAAGACGGACATAGGAACTTGGAGTTTGACCGAGAATTTTGGAAAGAGAATTTCTTCAAAAGTGATGAGAGTGAAGAACTTAAAGGGAAAAGTGAGACACCGGGCAGTTGTTCTCCTCCCCAGAAGTCCATCGACTCCTCACCAGTTAAAGAAGAAAAGGCAACATTAAAAGACAAACATTCGGTTTGCAACAGCAAcaaggagagaaaacaaaaagacgagcgagagaaagacaggcctgtaaaaaaagaaaagaaagagatggCATATAAAGATGAAAGAGGAGGAAAGGAGGGGAAAGGGGCTGAAAATGATGACCGGTCAGAATGCCTTAACTTGTTGCGAAAGCCTGAAGACTCCATTCCAAGTCTTTTTATAAAAGAGGAGGTAGAAGACAAGCCTCTTACTGGAAATCTGCTCGATCACAATCAGCTGGAGACCACAGAGAAGGGCTCTCAAGAGAAAAACGAGAAACGGCTACCCACAAAAGACAGAGAATCTGAAAAATGTGAGAAGAAacaggcagaaaaagaaaagagagccAAATTGGAACATTTGTCGGATAAATCCGACCTTCACAACTCTACAGATCGATGGAAAGAAAGGGACAGGTTAACAAGCACGTCTAATTTGTCTGGCGAGAGGAGTCACAAAGAAAACGAAAAACTTAAACCTGTTCCTGTTACTAAAAAgtatgaagaaaacaaaaagagtaAGGACAAGCTCGAGAGGAGAAGCGAGAAAGAGCGGCAGGAGAAAGAGCATTCGTCAAGCGGCGATCACCGGGACAAGGACAGGACGAGTtctgaaaagaaaggaaaagctCCTGAGAAGAACAGTGATCATAGCAAAAATGATCGaattaaagaaaaggaaagagaaaaagacaaagactccgacaagaagaaaaaagagaaatcgAAAGAAGCCCCTCTCTCGTCCTCAAGTTCAAATCTCAAATCTCTTTTGGAAGAGAAAAAGGGTTACAGCTCTGAGAGCAATAAAGCAGTGACGTTAAAGATAAAGGAAGAGGTTATGAAAACCCCTGAGAAAGACCGGGACAGACGGGAGCGGGATAGAGATTTGGAAAGGCACCGGGACCGAGAGCGGCAcaaggacaaagacaaagagaggACACAGCAGAATAGGGATGGCAAACCCTGTAAAACAAGGCCTGTTGAGTCTGAATCAGATAGGTCCAAATCCAAAGCATCAACCACACAAAAGGAAACCCGTCCCAAAGAGAAAAGACTGGATAACGATGACCTCATGCGGACCAGCTTTGAACGAATGCTGAGCTTGAAAGATCAGGAGATTGAGCAGTGGCACAAGAAGCACTTGGAAAAGATCAAGCAAAAAGAAAGGGAACGGCTGAAGCAGCGGCCAGGAGCTGACTCCGCGAAGCAGAAAAACAAAGATAAGGCAAAAATTCCTACTTCTACTGAACCTCATGCAAACAAAGAGCTCTTGCGCTCCAAGAGCTCCGAAATCCCAGAGACGTCCAGTCGTGAGAAGATGTCGAAGGATGCAGCCGGTGGAAGGACACTTTCACTAGATGCAAAGAATCTCTCGTGTTTTGGGAAGTCGGGTCCTGTAATAGAAAACAGCCTTAGTCGATCTCCGAGACCTGACAGTGAACGTTCCGGTATCATTTCAAGATCAGTGTCTATGATCTCAGTAGCCAGTTCGGAGGATTCTTGCCAGGCTAGCATGTCAACTCCCAGGCCCGCAGAGTACGACTCGGATCTCAATTTGGACGCATCTGACTCCCAGCCGCCTTTCCTTCAGTCTTCCCTCATAGTTCAGTCCTCCAGGTCACCGATTCTCAACGATAAAGAAACCAGCAGTCTTCCTGACATGGCGTCTGGCATTCGAACACCATTGCAAAGTAAACTCGCATCTCCTTTCTTAAGAGCTGTCCTGGATGAGGATGCTAAAGCCGTACTATGTGAACCAGACAGACCAACAGAAGAATCTCAGAAAGTTGGTGACGTAGCACACTCCGGCGAGGAGCCTGGTAAAATACACCAGACTGAACCCAGTGGAGCTGTCACACAGGAAAGTCTTACTATTCACAGCTCAGTGTCCGTGCATCTCCCTGGCACTATACCCGAAACTGAACAAGCTGTTGGGGTTGAGGATGCGAGTAGCAGTTCAAGCAGCCAGTCTGCATGTGTATCTAACTCCAGAGAGGCTTCAGTAAAAGATAACGCAAGTCAACAAACTAGCCTTTCACAAGCCAGCGGTTTGCTGCCAAATGCAGCAGAGGTCAGCAAGCTAGACGCCGATACTTTATCAGAGCAAAGTGGACAAAATCAACTCGACAGTCCGGACGCAGAAACGACCGAAGGCTCAAACAAAACGTCCTCGTTAACATGTGTGGCTCAGGTGGCACAGGCTGCATCCTCACAGCCAGAGCAAAGCTCCACTAAAGCACCTACGCATTCACTTAACCTCACATGGGATTCTCTCTCTGATCAGAATAATGACCAGCTACCAAGGATAGACCTGGAGCTGAGActagagaaaagaacaagaagtttgtCAATGGGTCCTGAGATCATAATGGAGGCCAGGTGCATGGAGAATGTCTCTGCTGGAAATGCAATGGATTGGACAGCTAGCCAAGCTCCACCTGTTGGCTCTTGTCGGAGCAGCTCTGAGGAGTCCACTAAAGCACCGCCATGTACAGTCAGTGTGCTCAGAGATTCTCAGCAAGTCGCAGAAAGGATTTCACCAGATGACCGCAGGTCGAGTCACTCCAGCGAGAATGTAGGTGCAGCCGACGCACAGTTGGAGATGAAGGATTTTAGTTTGCCTGTCCCTTCAATTTCAAATGTCCTTCACTGTTCTAGTCCTGAACAGATATCTGAAGAGCCGATGGAAGTATCAGGGGAAGAACCAGACCATAGCCAGGTCATTGCTGAGACGCAAGTAGAGAAGGTGGTGGCTGCAGAGGATGCAGCTCAGACCCAGCCTCTGCAAGACAGTAAAGCAGATGTTGATGCAGAGATGCGAGACCAACTTGATGGTGAAGAGAAATCTGCAAAACCAGGTACTCCATCAGATGGAGAGCAGAATCTTGGCTGCACGGGGGTTCAACTCGATTCTCAATCAGAACTCACCAGTGGAGCAACATCTGGAAGTTCTTCTCCACTGTCAGTGGTAGATCGGGACAGTGATCCAACCGGAGCCAGGACAAAGGCGAAAACTCTGGATGATGAAGTTGACATCCAGGCCACACATCCAAGAAAACGGAAGATGCACCGAGCTTCTCCTTCAACGCAAGCCAGCCTTTCAGCTCAGCAGATTAAGGAGAAGGCCCAACAGTCTTTGGCTGCAATCGTGGACTCCCTTAAGCTCGAGGAAATTCAGCCCTACCAGACAGAAAGGGCAAATCCTTATTACGAGTTCCTGCATATCCGCAAAAAGATCGAGGAGAAGAGGAAGGTGCTATTTAGTGTCATTCCTCAAGCACCACAATACTATGATGAGTATGTTACATTTAACGGGTCCTACCTGCTTGATGGGAATCCTCTGAGTAAGCTCTGTATTCCGACG ATTGCACCACCACCCTCACTACCTGAACCGCTAAAAGAGATGTTCAAACAGCAAGAGGTCGTGCGCATGAAACTGCGCTTGCAGCACAGCATTGAACGG GAGAAGTTGATTGTGTCCAATGAGCAAGAAGTCCTACGTGTCCATTATCGTGCTGCAAGAACGTTAGCCAATCAAACACTACCCTTCAGTGCTTGCACAGTCCTGTTGGATGCAGAAGTATACAACATGCCCCAGGATGTACAG GGAGATGATGGGAAAACCTCGGTGAGAGATCGGTTTAATGCAAGACAGTTCATGTCTTGGCTTCAGGATGTGGATGACAAATTCGACAAGTTAAAG ACGTGTCTCCTGATGAGGCAGCAGCACGAGGCAGCAGCTCTTAATGCCGTTCAGCGATTAGAGTGGCAGCTGAAGCTACAGGAGCTGGACCCTGCCACCTACAAATCAACCAGCATCTTCGAAATCCCAGAGTTTCACATCCCCCTTGTCGAGGTCAACGATGACTTTGACCTCACCCCAATATAA